ttcaggctcctgtaccttctccctgatggtagaggtcatgtcctgggtggtggtggccCTTAATGATAGACGCCACACTTTTGAAGCTTTGCCTGTTGAAGATGTTCTTGTTGCCGGGAAGGCCAGTTCCCATGATGTAgccggctgagtctacaaccgtctgcaggttttttttcgatcctgtgcattggcccctccagaccagacagtgatgcaaccagtcagaacatTGCAGATCCGTAGAAATGTGTATGGGTGCAAACttcagtagaaatttgctagagtctttggtgacataccgaatTTCCACAAACTCCTGCAGTCCAAATCCATCCCCATCTAAACTAGTCCTATTTGCCCATTTttgccccatatccctccaaatgtTCCTATCAATGCCTTTATCCAAATGACTTTCAAGTGTTATTATTGTCCCATACATTTCTCAACTATTTTCAACTAGGTTCTATGTACGTACTACCCTCCAATGTCACGTCCAGAGTCTGTTTCCTGAGCTGTCCAGCTTCTTCAGTGATCATACATGGGCAGAGAGAGTGAAGGTGCGTGGGTGGTGGAGTGGGTTGCACGATTGAGGTAGTTCAGTTGGCCAAACGGTCACACTGACAACTTTGACCAGCTCACCTGGGATGCTCTACGATGGGAAACGGCCATTGAAACTTGGCCAGTGAAGAATAACCAGATTATTTTAATCACACATGAATTTAGGAGGAGGATAAAGTTCTCTAGATGACGGATTAAAACAAAACAAGGATCAACAGCTACAGGATGAGAACCGGCCGGTGTACCCGACGTTTGGTGAGTGTTTCAGCTGTAGGGGAACGTTCCCTATTTTAATTCTGTTGCACCCTGAAGCCTGGGAATGAAATCCCATTACTCAAGGTGTTAGATTCCCATCCTCAAAGTGTCACTTCACACCTTCAGCATCAGGGTAAAAGCAGCAAATGCTTCACTCCCTTCAGTCTTTGCAGGGTTCGTGTAGGCACCAGTACCCAGCCAGCACCCTGGGCTCAGAGATCTCTGTCACAGCAAGAGTGGTTGTgtcattgtgtgagtgtgtgtgtctctgtacctgtgtgtcagtgcatgtgtgtgtgtgtgtgtgtgtgtgtgtctgtgtcactgCCATTTttagtgtgtatgtgtctgtgtgtatcagTGTTAGTGTGTTTCAGTGTATGCATGTGTCAGGGTGTGTATGTCTAAGCGTGACTGTGTCAGAGTGTATGTGCTTGTGTTtgtggagtgagggcgatggacATCACTGTCCCCCAACACCACAACTCCTCGATTACCCCTTGCTGGAACAGATTGTCAGACGCCAATTTCACCAGCTCTGAGTCGGATTGTGTGCTGAGCtgggaccctgaccctgacccttcTGGCTGGGACACAACACAGTGGGTGACTCCAGAGTCTGACGGCTCCGGGACAGCCGACAGGAACCGCCTCACCTCGGAATCGGactgcctcaccgactccacgtCCTACAGCTTGTCGCCGATCTCCGTCGACTCCTACCGGCTTTCCCCTCCCTACCTCCCTAGGACATCCTCGCCCGCGGTCGGCGCGGACGCGAGCCTCCCTTCTCCAGCAGTGGCTCGCCGGCCGAGGAAGGTCCGGTCGCGCTGCCCGGACAGGCAGCGGCAGAACGCCAGCGAGAGGGAGAAGCTGAGGATGAGGGGACTGGCCAGGGCCCTCCGCAACCTGCGGACCTACCTGCCCCCGTCCGTGGCGCCCGCCGCTCAGAGCCTGACCAAGCTGGAGACCCTGCGGCTGACCATCCGCTACATCGCCCACCTGACGGAACTGCTGAACGAGGAGGGCCGAGACACGGCG
The nucleotide sequence above comes from Hypanus sabinus isolate sHypSab1 chromosome 28, sHypSab1.hap1, whole genome shotgun sequence. Encoded proteins:
- the LOC132382360 gene encoding mesoderm posterior protein 1-like produces the protein MDITVPQHHNSSITPCWNRLSDANFTSSESDCVLSWDPDPDPSGWDTTQWVTPESDGSGTADRNRLTSESDCLTDSTSYSLSPISVDSYRLSPPYLPRTSSPAVGADASLPSPAVARRPRKVRSRCPDRQRQNASEREKLRMRGLARALRNLRTYLPPSVAPAAQSLTKLETLRLTIRYIAHLTELLNEEGRDTAGVSRGRWPQGLSWVHHVHQQPPVPSPSLPTSHHPESQDQNTFLQDLQCTTGSAQAGRFPRSYIPGF